ttttgacgAGCAATATTTCAACcgataataatttcaaaaaagtttgaaaaatccGAATGAGCATGCCTTAAGCGCAACAGAACAATAAAAATGCGTAAATGATAGCGTTCATGCCTAAGACATGcaattattttgttcaatttGATGATAATATAAAACATGCAGtcatttactatttaatattaataacgaACGAAGTTTTATCTTTTATCTTATATGATGAAATTAAATCTATAACGGAATTTGACTGTTATTTCGTTTGAGGCTTCACGGTTACGATTTCATTCTTTATAATTCGTtcttttgtttgaattttcccGCGAGTGGTGTTATCTCCTCTGTAGATcaggctaaaaaaaaatcttaaaagattataaaacagttagtaattaaatcatcatGTATGGATATATAAGGTGGCTATCAAGACTGTGATAAAAACAATacttatttctattttatcaactGATGGCATGAAAAAAGCACCATCTGTCTGAATCAATGACTATGTCTAAGCAAAAATCGTCATGATGACTCGACCATGACACTGATTGTCACAATTTTCTGTATTCAAGTCGGAGCACTGAAATAGTAGCTAAGCCAGGTATTACACATTTCATGTTGTCACTTTAACCTGGTGAATTCAATAACATTAGATAGTACAATAGCGcatttaattgttatattgTCTACAacgaaatttattacttagtacatcaaataatataaagtaagtatttaatacaaaataataattttattgaaatttattattcttctgtatttacaataatttttttgggtcattaataatttcactTTTACACACGTAAGCATTTCTCAGTTTATTGCATTGAAAAGTAGGGCTAGGTTGACGATTTCTCCATAACTGTAAATGTATGACTGTCATATTAAAGTTCATCcgttgaattaataatatatttattccaatttaattcaattcaatggacttttaaatcataattttaattattaatttaatttatttattacagaatGGCCGACAGTCCTAGCTCAGGGTCTGCTGACAGCTCACCCCAGGTCGAAAAAGGCTGGGGAGCATTAAAACAACATGTTCTCGCAAATAAAATCAATGCTGGACTTTGGACAACCCGAGTATTTACTATTCTATTTACCGTTGCATTTTTAATTCCACTCTTCGggtatgtttatttaattaactgattACAATGACCGCATtttcgtttatttaatttatttttattatattttattcatagaaATCCATACAATGCCTATTACAAAGCACTGATGAGTAGTGCAGCTACCAGTGCACTCAGATTGCATCAAAGAGTTCCAGTTGTTCGGCTGAACATGCAATTTATTGAAGATTTACTTTTGGAGGACTCGTGCCACTACTTACTTtactcaataatatttttatatgtgtCACCTGTGACAAGTATCCTTTTGACTTTTAGCcatgacaattattattaacgatGACTAagctcataattttattttaaatttaaattcatttttgtctACTgatgacatttaatttttaatattttcctaCAActcattagtaattatttttttaattacctcAGTTAATTAATTGCCAAACTTACATGtgacattgatttttttccttaatttatttttatttacttactgaTACAGTGGTTCTGATACCGGTTGTATTATTTGCAATACTACATGCGGCGAGTTATTCTCTTGCATTATTGGAcgtgagtaaaaaataatttattgaattaaaaatgaataaaatttcttgtttcatctgaaaaaaaaaaaactagtataTTGTGTAAGACAGTCGAGCAGTTAAATTAATGACttgcaatttaattttttttaatagacacTCGGACAAAATAGTTGCTGGCCGGCGCGTCTTATGATATCTATAGTTGAATTTCAATCACGCAATATTTTACGTCTTTGTGGATTGTTGGAAATCATGATACTACCACTTACAGTTATTCTAGTCTTCACGTAAGTATATGCTGGTTTAAAATTTAGCTGCTATAGgatctgttcaaaattttactgtgAAAGAAATTCAGACGATGCACTCTCTGATTtataatactgaagttagccgacgtttaataatttttggttttagttttttttttgtgattatatgattatatttataaattatatttatttccagTGGACGTGCTGGTTTGTTGACACCATTCGTATactatcaatttttcaaaatgcgTTTATCGTCACGAAGAAATCACTTTACACGCAATATCTTCCACGAATTGAGAAGTGCACTCAGTTCCGTGTCAACACGACCATCAATGCCTGGGATGGTCAGGTGGCTGATAAATGGTCTTCTTAAAGTCACCCAACAAATGACTCCAAATCCTGTTCCTCAGTAACCTTAATCTATTCCCCGTGAGTTTGAAtaacagttttattttattttatttttttttaaataccaaatcaattttttttttattcattatgaaACCTATTTACAAACGCAATTTTTACAGTACAATCGTTCGAACAATTTTATCtacacaaataatatttaaatattaatatattgataataattaagaatatatatttaaactaaatttataaattttctcacattttacaatttcttataatcaaaaagtacatatatatatatatatatatatatatatatatatatatatatatatattgtggcTTTTAACCTGGGCGTTTAGTTCTAATAACAAAATTCAagctcaataataattaattttgattattaaatcaaaattaacaaacgaatttattttttttttttcatcattaacaATTTTCCTGGACActtgaaattattaacttgTCTAAGGATCGATTAtgttttattgcaataaaaaaaaaaaacatttttaatggtaattattatttttatattgcaataataacaattaataaaatttggtgcaacgagaaataattatttaatttctcaaaCTCATAgcaaatttatgttaaattatttaaattcagtcTCATATATTTCGcgttactaattccaaaagtacttgtattttttttaaagaacttataatttttttttttcattgccaaTCGTCttgtagaattattttataagtaaaaattgaaaaaaaatttttcagtttcaaAATAAGtctatgatactgaagttagccgacgtcgaataatttttttatttttctccaatcgatgaattataaaaaaaaaaaaaaaagtatttaaaaaattgcatcgcagtttttttaaattttctacatgtgaatatttttagttttcttaattttgtaactttttttgaaaaaaaattcaaaaattcttcaTTCTCTGtgaacttcaggatcatgtaACCCTACAATATgatttgcaattaaaaaaaaaaattatacgcaCTTTTGGTTTTAAACTCAGTGACTAAAGTTAAAAGGgcgtttaaaaatataagattttttggaattagtgacgcgatttagtaataaaaaaattataaattattatgagtgtgaatgtagcagacatgagacaattaataaacttgaaataaataaataaattaattaattgaatcaatgaaattttaaaaaatgtgcaTACGGATTTTGCATTTATCTaaacatgcattttttaattttaactctactgacattttattttatttgaaattttaaatttgtctgatgtccgCTACATTCGCACTCGTAAATtattactgaaattttttgtatgagcgagtgtttaaattttgtgggtgtgtgtgtgtgtgttggtGGTGTATATACTACTTGcagtacaaaaatatattgtgaAACAACTCAAAACATTTTATTCACATTCACATATCCGGtataatcttttattttattattaacgcaacttaatcattttattttattttattcttcgcACTTTTGTTACACATCGCATCGCcggttgttaaaaataatcaacaatcGACTTAttgatcattaaatttattatttaataattacaatatttaaataaaatataaattatagctGTCAATGTAAAGTTTGAGATTCACGCACTGTTTGTCATTGACTTGCAAGTGtgtattgtattatttataattataattattattgtttaaatggttaattaaagttataagaaaaatgataatcttatagataattaaatgttatgGTCTGTGGatgtttcaataataaattgtggATAGTTGTTTATTtagttgtaatttatttaaaacgtttttaaaatcatacgGGTCTAGAATATTATCTTGAGCTGGTTATCGTTATCTTTtagataaaacttttttttaaaaattgactttttataaaattaaagatacTAATTACGTTTACGTAGACTACAGTAGTGTAATTGTCGTTTAattatatcataataaaaatattttttattatactttattgtATATACCGACTTACAGTTGAGTAGTGTAGTGAAAACACTTGAGATACAAGTCCTCAAGTTACtggtagtaaatatataagcaGGGTCTGAGAAGCCTTAGACTTACGGAGGAAAATGAATCCCATTCATGATGGAGTGGAGAACGGTAGCGGTATCTGTGTTTATGATAAGTCTTTGCTTTCTGGTTATTCCTATAAGAGTAccgtcatcgtcatcatcaaaCACTATTGATGATGACATACGATTATTTGAGAGTTACATTGTGCGTTACAATAAATCTTATCGTCATGATCCGATCGAGTATGACAAGAGATTCAAACATTTTCAAGTAAgtaatctataaataattaaacttatcgttacaaataataataattataatgatgataaataaaatagtattttaattaatgaagataatgtatttaaagatttatttaatttaaattgctaaTAGATTTCTCTTCGAGGTATAGAGAAAATGAATAAGTTAAGAACGTCGAAGGAGAGCGCGTATTTTGGAGCGACAGAGTATTCAGATTTATCGgaagatgaatttttaaagctGGCATTACGTAAAGACATATCGAATCGTGCTGAGAGACATCGAATTGACCGTTTTATGCGTCAAAAGAATTACAGTCCTGAGGGTAATTTAATACGGTACGAGAGAGCGATAAGAATACCGCCGAGACTCGACTGGAGGACAAAGGGAGTTGTTACACCGGTTAAAAGCCAAGGGAATTGTGGGGCTTGTTGGGCTTACAGTACTGTTGAATGTATTGAATCAATGATTGctattaaaaatcatacaCTTACATCTTACAGTGTCCAggaggtaattttttaattaatttataatttatattatatacatcaaagtcaataatcaatataataattactggcAACCTGATTGCTCGAGGATcgttactaaatttatttttattttttaaataaaattttttatcgaatcaCTCGTTCTgggatttttattaatttttactattacgGAAGCTAATGGGAAAAATATTATCGTTAGTCTTAaaacttgttaattttaataattctatagtcataaaatacttaaacaTTTGACGCAGcttttaaagttttagagctgattagatttcaGAATCAATTCATCGAGTTCATAAcaaattatccaaaaaaaacatttaaaaaaaattttatttttggaatatctccgaAACGCCACCTCAAAAATCCAAAtaggttcattcgttcaaaacttacagaatatttatacACGTGCACACATTTGGAGATCATCTTGAAagtagtcagaatagcttcttagAACCTCAAATAGTCGAAATCTGTTGAAAACTCGGTTTTCAAAAATcagaccgaaaccaataacttccctttttttttttttttatttttgaaaattttcaattttcatagagGGAAGTTAGAaaattggttaaattttttaggcttatcaaaaatatatttttcatcttcaaaaacaaattgattatttaatcttacatatttaaaaaattttattttggttatttttggaacatgataaaaaaaaattgaatgaatgagaattttttagcgcgaaatttaaaattattcagcaAATTAAAGACTTATAACTAATTGTCacatagaaatttttgaagcTATGAAAAGGCACAAATCAGTCAAGGTTTTTGGAATGGTAccaaatttaatcagctcaGTTTGTTTTATCATAGAGATAGActatctcatatttttttttattatcgtaatactatagataataattattaatgtatcaTCTGTTATCGTTGTTACTAGATGATTGATTGTGCCGGTAACAATAATTTTGGCTGTGAAGGTGGAGATATTTGTAGTCTATTATCATGGCTGGTAGATAATCAAATATCAATCTTGTCAGAATCTCTTTATCCAGTAACTGGGAAAACAGATACTTGTACATTAgaacggtaaaaaaaatttgagtctaattgatacatttattcatatattaattaattaactctgTAATCAAtccattgattaattaattttatgttcaGATCACCAAAGTCATCAGTTCGAGTTACTGATTTCACATGTGATAGGTGAGTGTACTgagttttttttcagataCTTGATATATCGGAAATTATCTCGCATTACAATTATGTAAAAGCTTAAATAAAGatcaaaataattgtatttgaCTTTATGGCGCAACTTCccgtgcaaaaaaaaaaattagttccaAAAACGTTCATGACAATGAACTTCCAAATTTGAGACAATTCTGAACTTTAAGTTGAACATTGTTGgaactttgaaataaatagaagtgtgaaaaattttcaactagaGTGGCCTTTTCttgcggttttttttttattttttttaagtttttaagcAAAATTGATTAGAATTGACGATTTTGTGagttcataataaattcataactAGTTACAATCACTCATATTTTGGACTATTTTTGAACAAttcaaaaagtgaaaaaaattgactttcccaaaaaattcaaataaaagtaaaaaaatgttgataaata
Above is a window of Microplitis demolitor isolate Queensland-Clemson2020A chromosome 1, iyMicDemo2.1a, whole genome shotgun sequence DNA encoding:
- the LOC103571177 gene encoding Krueppel homolog 2; amino-acid sequence: MADSPSSGSADSSPQVEKGWGALKQHVLANKINAGLWTTRVFTILFTVAFLIPLFGNPYNAYYKALMSSAATSALRLHQRVPVVRLNMQFIEDLLLEDSCHYLLYSIIFLYVSPVTMVLIPVVLFAILHAASYSLALLDTLGQNSCWPARLMISIVEFQSRNILRLCGLLEIMILPLTVILVFTGRAGLLTPFVYYQFFKMRLSSRRNHFTRNIFHELRSALSSVSTRPSMPGMVRWLINGLLKVTQQMTPNPVPQ
- the LOC103571176 gene encoding cathepsin O; this encodes MMEWRTVAVSVFMISLCFLVIPIRVPSSSSSNTIDDDIRLFESYIVRYNKSYRHDPIEYDKRFKHFQISLRGIEKMNKLRTSKESAYFGATEYSDLSEDEFLKLALRKDISNRAERHRIDRFMRQKNYSPEGNLIRYERAIRIPPRLDWRTKGVVTPVKSQGNCGACWAYSTVECIESMIAIKNHTLTSYSVQEMIDCAGNNNFGCEGGDICSLLSWLVDNQISILSESLYPVTGKTDTCTLERSPKSSVRVTDFTCDSFVNAEEQLLDVLVNHGPVAAAVNALSWQNYLGGIIQFHCDSSFKMLNHAVQIVGYDNTGKIPYYIVRNSWGPLFGNDGYLYIAIGNNLCGIANQVSSLNAIW